Part of the Imperialibacter roseus genome, ATGGGTAGCAATGCGTAGAGGAACAGCGCTACAATAGCTGGTAACTTTCCAATGCCAAGGAAGGGGATGAAAAAACCGAGCATGGCAAGACTGGGGATGGTTTGCATAACTCCAGTGACACCAATGAAGAACCCCGCAAATTTCTGATTCCTGGTGAGCGCCAGTCCAAGGCTTATGCCGGCTACGCAGGAAAGAAAAATGGATATGCCAGAAAGCCACAGGTGCTCTATTGCCTGCTCACCGATTTCGCCAACATTCTCTTTTAGAAACTCGACCATCAGTGTACAGCCAGTTGGCTTTCTAGTTTGAGAAATGAAGCTTTTAAGTCGGCCACAGAAGCATGCCCGACAAGTCCACTATTGTCGACGATTTTTACTTGTTGATGGTCGGAATTTGTCAACGAAAATACCCGGCTAAATGGCTTTTCATCTGTATGACAAATCAACACCTCGTCTGCATAGCTTTCGGTTAATGGAAGGAAGGCGATAACTTCCGAAAGCGCTATTTCCGAAAGTTTAAGTGACCATGCATCTTCCCCAATAAAGCTCCTAACCAGATCACTTATAGAATTGAATAGCAAGTTTCTGGGAGTGGCTTTTTCGATGACTCTGCCCTCGTCAATAAGCGCTACCTCATCTCCCAGATAGAAAGCTTCTTTTACGTCGTGGGTGACCACGATTTTTGTTACTTCTTTGAAGATACCCAGGTGTTGAAAATCGGACTGTATCTCTTTTCGTATGATTGGATCGAGCGCTCCGAAAGGCTCGTCCATAAGAAGCAACGATGGATTGGCGGCGAGGGCCCTGGCTACGCCGATTCGCTGCTGCTGCCCACCGCTCAATTCATGCGGGTACCTCGAAGCGAAATGCAGCGGTAGTCCCATGTGCTCCAACAGCTCCGACACCCTTGATGAGATTTTGTCTTTTGACCAGTCGATTAAAGTCGGCACAGTGGCTATGTTTTGGGCGACAGTCCAGTGTGGAAACAGACCAATGGCCTGGATCACGAAACCAATATTTCTTCTAAGTTCCTCTACTGGCCGATTGGTGATGTTTTCTCCATCAATAAGAATACTTCCTTTATCGGGTTCAATTAGCCTGTTGATCATTTTCAGGAGGGTGGTTTTTCCGGATCCGCTCTTGCCGAGTAGCACCAACGTTTGCCCTCTTGGAACAAAAAGAGAAACATCGTTGACTACAGGTTTTTTGTGGTAGAGTTTAGTAATATTGACCAGTTCGACCATTATTTTACTTTCGATAAAAGTGAAATTAGGTCATTCACCTACTCTTTGCAATCAAGGCTTGTATCTTTAGTCAAAAAGCCCCTTTTTAAGAATTCATTTAAAAGACCGTTAATTGAAATGAACAGACATACGTATGATTTTGGAGTGATTGGAAATTGCGCATTCACAGCTCACATCCACAAAAACACTAACATAGTTTGGATGTGCTGGCCAAGATTTGACTCCAGCTTCATTTTTGGCAGTCTGATTGACGAAGAAAAGGGCGGGGAGTTTTCGGTCATTCCATGTGAGCCAAATGCGTCGTTTAATCAGTATTATATTGAGAATACCAATGTCCTTTGCACGGAAGTGGAAGCCGCTGATGGTAAGTTTTTGGTGACTGACTTTGCGCCCCGGTTTTACCAGAACGACAGGTATTACAAGCCGCTGATGATGGTCAGAAAAATCGAACCGATTCAGGGTAACCCGAGAGTAAAGGTGGAGTGTGAGCCCAGAGGCGACTACGGAAAAATAGTGCCGGAACAGAGCCAGGGGAGTAACC contains:
- a CDS encoding ABC transporter ATP-binding protein — protein: MVELVNITKLYHKKPVVNDVSLFVPRGQTLVLLGKSGSGKTTLLKMINRLIEPDKGSILIDGENITNRPVEELRRNIGFVIQAIGLFPHWTVAQNIATVPTLIDWSKDKISSRVSELLEHMGLPLHFASRYPHELSGGQQQRIGVARALAANPSLLLMDEPFGALDPIIRKEIQSDFQHLGIFKEVTKIVVTHDVKEAFYLGDEVALIDEGRVIEKATPRNLLFNSISDLVRSFIGEDAWSLKLSEIALSEVIAFLPLTESYADEVLICHTDEKPFSRVFSLTNSDHQQVKIVDNSGLVGHASVADLKASFLKLESQLAVH